One window from the genome of Immundisolibacter sp. encodes:
- a CDS encoding MMPL family transporter has translation MAQVAGYNARLERVASAIADFLLGYRAWVLVVTVAITVFFAYHALHQRLDPGFDKSIPLSHPYMETYTKYKPEFGGSNMITIFVEDEGGDMFNPKFFTVLEQVTQDVLTMDGIDVRTVTSLFTPNVNYVAVSEEGFTGSRIVPADFVATEDGLATVRENLSRSNEIGRTVAKDLSGALVIAELVEVDPVTGSKVDYRAMAQKLEQLRSKYEAEGGVNIRIIGFATFIGDMIDGAQDVIGFFAITLAITYILLIFFARSWKLATAAILVSIAAVIWQLGSIKLVGYGVDPLSIMVPFLVLSIGVSHAVQMTNAWRLGVAAGLDSKAAARQAFNRLFIPGATALVANAAGFAVITVIDIAIIRELGITASIGVAVMLITNKFMLPVMLSYLKMSPAELARSNAPQKNTDGTALEWLAAGARKPVSLAILVISAGLLVLGVIERRALIIGDAEAGAPEFRADSRYNEDIRAIVSKFTVGLDELVVIAQVSKPNGCVDYPVMETIDDFVWHVRNVPGVRSVKSLSQVVRERNVGNFEANPKFLGLPRNEEMISANIYRVEMSERLFNNDCSIMPVTIYPVDHKAQTLRPIIQAVKDFQASNTNPDVTFKLAMGNAGIMAATNEAVEESQLGMAVILYVAVGMCCLLTFFSWRPALAVMIPLALVTVFADAVMVWLNIGLKVSTLPVLALGVGVGVDYGIYLFARTQMHLAAGLKFAEAYARSLSEVGSAVMFTATTMSLGVATWYFSSLKFQADMGVLLAYMFFVNMLGAIFLMPAIAVWLVGDRRQVGRVMAH, from the coding sequence ATGGCGCAAGTCGCTGGCTATAACGCGCGTCTGGAACGAGTCGCTTCCGCCATTGCGGATTTTTTGCTCGGTTACCGCGCTTGGGTGCTGGTCGTCACGGTAGCCATCACCGTTTTCTTTGCCTATCACGCATTGCATCAACGGCTCGATCCCGGGTTCGATAAGTCGATTCCGTTGTCCCACCCGTACATGGAGACCTACACCAAGTACAAGCCCGAGTTTGGTGGCTCGAACATGATCACGATCTTCGTGGAAGACGAAGGCGGCGACATGTTCAACCCGAAGTTTTTCACGGTTCTGGAGCAGGTCACGCAGGACGTCCTGACCATGGACGGCATTGACGTTCGCACTGTGACGTCGCTGTTCACGCCGAACGTGAACTACGTCGCGGTCAGCGAGGAGGGATTCACCGGCTCGCGGATCGTTCCGGCCGATTTTGTCGCCACCGAGGATGGGCTCGCGACGGTTCGTGAGAATCTGTCCCGTTCCAACGAGATCGGCCGGACCGTGGCCAAGGATTTGTCCGGTGCACTGGTGATCGCCGAGCTGGTGGAGGTCGACCCGGTTACCGGCAGCAAGGTCGACTACCGGGCCATGGCGCAAAAGCTGGAGCAACTTCGCAGCAAGTACGAAGCCGAGGGTGGAGTCAATATCCGCATCATCGGCTTTGCGACGTTCATCGGCGACATGATCGACGGTGCGCAGGACGTGATCGGCTTCTTCGCCATCACGCTGGCGATCACCTACATTCTACTGATTTTTTTCGCACGCTCTTGGAAGCTCGCTACGGCGGCGATTCTGGTATCGATTGCTGCCGTCATCTGGCAACTGGGATCCATCAAGCTGGTCGGCTATGGCGTGGATCCTCTGTCGATCATGGTGCCGTTCCTGGTGCTGTCGATCGGTGTGAGCCACGCGGTACAGATGACCAATGCCTGGCGGCTGGGCGTCGCCGCGGGCCTCGATTCCAAGGCGGCGGCCCGGCAGGCGTTCAACCGGCTGTTCATCCCGGGCGCTACGGCGCTGGTCGCCAATGCGGCCGGCTTTGCGGTCATAACGGTGATCGATATCGCCATCATCCGTGAGCTTGGCATCACGGCCAGCATCGGCGTGGCGGTGATGTTGATCACCAACAAGTTCATGCTGCCGGTGATGCTGTCCTATCTGAAGATGAGCCCGGCAGAGTTGGCGCGCTCCAATGCGCCGCAGAAGAACACGGATGGTACCGCCCTGGAGTGGCTCGCGGCCGGGGCACGCAAGCCGGTCTCGCTGGCGATCCTGGTCATCAGCGCCGGCTTGTTGGTGCTGGGTGTCATCGAGCGGCGCGCACTGATCATCGGCGATGCCGAGGCCGGCGCTCCGGAGTTCCGGGCGGATTCGCGTTACAACGAAGACATCCGGGCCATCGTGTCGAAGTTCACCGTCGGTCTGGACGAGCTGGTGGTAATTGCTCAGGTCTCGAAGCCCAACGGGTGTGTCGATTACCCGGTCATGGAGACGATCGACGATTTCGTTTGGCATGTGCGCAATGTGCCGGGTGTGCGCTCCGTGAAGTCCCTGTCGCAGGTGGTGCGCGAGCGCAACGTCGGGAATTTCGAGGCCAACCCGAAATTCCTCGGCCTGCCGCGCAATGAGGAGATGATTTCCGCCAACATCTATCGCGTCGAGATGTCGGAGCGCTTGTTCAACAACGACTGTTCGATCATGCCGGTTACGATCTATCCGGTCGATCACAAGGCCCAGACGCTGCGGCCGATCATTCAGGCAGTGAAGGATTTTCAGGCCAGCAACACCAATCCCGACGTTACCTTCAAGCTCGCGATGGGCAATGCCGGCATCATGGCGGCCACCAACGAGGCGGTGGAGGAGTCGCAACTGGGCATGGCGGTCATTCTCTATGTTGCGGTTGGAATGTGTTGTCTGCTGACCTTTTTCTCCTGGCGGCCAGCGCTGGCAGTGATGATCCCGCTGGCATTGGTGACCGTGTTCGCGGATGCGGTGATGGTGTGGCTGAACATCGGCCTGAAGGTTTCGACCCTGCCGGTCCTGGCCCTTGGTGTCGGTGTGGGAGTCGATTACGGCATCTATCTGTTTGCCCGCACACAGATGCACCTGGCGGCCGGACTGAAGTTCGCGGAGGCCTACGCGCGATCGCTCAGCGAGGTCGGCAGCGCGGTCATGTTCACGGCCACGACAATGAGTCTTGGCGTAGCGACCTGGTATTTCTCGTCGCTCAAGTTCCAGGCGGACATGGGCGTACTGTTGGCCTATATGTTCTTTGTGAACATGCTGGGCGCCATCTTCCTGATGCCGGCCATTGCCGTGTGGCTGGTCGGCGACCGGCGGCAGGTCGGGAGAGTCATGGCGCATTGA
- a CDS encoding YCF48-related protein, with amino-acid sequence MLRLFGGVLLALLLCGGRDVFAAEPRPALKAPLATKVVFLDIARAADRVVAAGERGVIIYSDDAGAAWTQAEVPTRSTLTALAFVDDKTGYAVGHDAVILKTTDAGASWTVVSFDPESRNVMLNVRFRDANTGYVVGANGQLWITKDGGAVWDRRTLAVEDWYQNHIFDIAWLPDGVTLAVAEKGVLYRSPDGWSDFSPIVSPYAGSYFGALTLAGGKFLIYGMKGHVFESADGATSWQQVRTNTEQFLLDAAVLADGRVLIVGAGGVLLVVDPRSADARVATRPGGVGINAVLVVGDDAYLAGLGGGVTKLPLAELLPR; translated from the coding sequence ATGTTACGTCTTTTCGGTGGCGTGTTGCTGGCGTTATTGCTGTGCGGCGGACGCGATGTCTTCGCGGCTGAGCCGCGACCGGCGCTCAAGGCGCCACTGGCCACGAAGGTGGTTTTTCTGGACATCGCGAGGGCCGCTGATCGGGTGGTTGCGGCCGGCGAGCGCGGTGTGATCATTTATTCGGATGACGCTGGTGCCGCCTGGACACAGGCCGAGGTGCCGACGCGCAGCACCCTGACCGCACTTGCGTTCGTCGATGACAAAACCGGTTATGCCGTTGGGCATGACGCGGTCATTTTGAAGACCACCGATGCCGGTGCAAGCTGGACGGTGGTTTCTTTCGATCCGGAATCGCGCAATGTGATGCTCAACGTGCGTTTTCGGGACGCAAATACGGGGTATGTGGTCGGCGCCAATGGCCAACTGTGGATTACCAAGGACGGCGGAGCCGTCTGGGATCGACGTACCTTGGCGGTGGAAGACTGGTACCAGAACCATATTTTCGACATTGCCTGGTTGCCGGATGGGGTGACTCTGGCTGTTGCCGAGAAGGGCGTGCTGTATCGCTCACCCGATGGCTGGTCCGACTTCTCCCCCATCGTATCGCCCTATGCGGGCTCCTACTTCGGTGCGCTGACCTTGGCCGGGGGCAAGTTCCTGATCTACGGTATGAAAGGCCACGTGTTCGAGTCCGCCGATGGCGCCACGTCATGGCAGCAGGTGCGCACGAATACCGAGCAATTCCTGCTGGATGCGGCAGTGCTGGCCGACGGGCGCGTGCTGATCGTCGGGGCGGGCGGGGTGCTGCTGGTCGTGGATCCGCGCTCCGCCGATGCACGGGTCGCCACGCGTCCGGGCGGTGTCGGTATCAACGCCGTGCTGGTCGTGGGTGATGATGCCTATCTCGCTGGCCTGGGCGGGGGCGTCACGAAACTGCCGCTCGCTGAACTGCTGCCCCGCTGA